A window from Aeromonas rivipollensis encodes these proteins:
- a CDS encoding L-serine ammonia-lyase produces the protein MISVFDLFSIGIGPSSSHTVGPMRAACAFVHTLKQSALLSRTERVVVECYGSLGQTGKGHGTGKAIILGLAGFEPESVDIEAIPAFLDQVEHSQTLRLGGEQPSQFPRVGAIIFNRRKTLPAHSNGMTLRAFAGDSLLFEQTYYSIGGGFIIEESHFANAREEAARFDAAHPVPYPFESGAQLLAHCKESGLSISGLMLANEKVFRSEAEIKAGLRKIWQAMQGCVERGCRSEGVLPGGLKVKRRAPALYRQLCGETNFNKDPLMVMEWVDLFALAVNEENAAGGRVVTAPTNGAAGIIPAVLHYYDRFVRKVDDELLMQYFLTAAAIGILYKKNASLSGAEVGCQGEVGVACSMAAGALAELLGGSPAVVENAAEIGMEHNLGLTCDPIGGLVQVPCIERNAMGAVKAINAARLALRGTGEHKVSLDKVIRTMWETGNDMKTKYKETARGGLAVNITEC, from the coding sequence ATGATCAGTGTCTTCGACCTGTTTTCCATCGGGATTGGTCCCTCCTCCTCCCACACAGTTGGGCCGATGCGGGCAGCCTGCGCCTTCGTGCACACCCTCAAGCAGAGCGCACTCCTCTCCCGCACCGAGCGCGTCGTGGTCGAGTGCTACGGCTCCCTCGGCCAGACCGGCAAGGGTCATGGCACCGGCAAGGCCATCATCCTGGGGCTGGCCGGCTTTGAACCCGAATCCGTGGACATCGAGGCCATCCCCGCCTTCCTCGATCAGGTAGAGCACAGCCAGACCCTGCGGCTGGGAGGGGAACAACCGAGCCAGTTCCCCCGCGTCGGTGCCATCATCTTCAATCGGCGCAAGACCCTGCCCGCCCACTCCAACGGCATGACACTGCGCGCCTTCGCGGGCGACAGCCTGCTGTTCGAGCAGACCTACTACTCCATCGGTGGCGGCTTCATCATCGAGGAGAGCCACTTCGCCAACGCCAGGGAAGAGGCCGCCCGCTTCGATGCCGCCCACCCCGTCCCCTACCCCTTCGAGAGCGGGGCCCAGCTGCTGGCCCACTGCAAGGAAAGCGGCCTCTCCATCTCGGGATTGATGCTGGCCAATGAGAAGGTGTTTCGCAGCGAAGCCGAGATAAAGGCAGGCCTGCGCAAGATCTGGCAGGCGATGCAGGGCTGTGTCGAGCGCGGTTGCAGGAGCGAGGGGGTGTTGCCAGGGGGGCTCAAGGTGAAACGCCGCGCCCCTGCCCTCTATCGTCAGCTCTGTGGCGAGACCAACTTCAACAAGGATCCCCTGATGGTGATGGAGTGGGTGGACCTGTTTGCCCTGGCCGTCAACGAGGAGAATGCCGCCGGTGGCCGGGTGGTGACCGCCCCCACCAACGGCGCCGCCGGCATCATCCCCGCCGTGCTGCACTATTACGATCGCTTCGTGCGCAAGGTGGATGACGAGCTGCTGATGCAGTACTTCCTCACCGCCGCCGCCATCGGCATCTTGTACAAGAAGAACGCCTCCCTGTCGGGGGCCGAGGTGGGTTGTCAGGGAGAAGTGGGGGTCGCCTGCTCCATGGCCGCGGGCGCCCTGGCCGAGCTGCTGGGCGGCAGCCCGGCGGTGGTCGAGAACGCCGCCGAGATCGGCATGGAGCACAACCTGGGGCTGACCTGCGATCCCATCGGCGGCCTGGTACAGGTCCCCTGCATAGAGCGCAACGCCATGGGGGCGGTCAAGGCGATCAATGCCGCCCGCCTCGCCCTGCGTGGCACCGGCGAGCACAAGGTCTCCCTGGACAAGGTGATCAGGACCATGTGGGAAACCGGCAACGACATGAAGACCAAGTACAAGGAGACAGCCCGCGGCGGCCTCGCCGTCAACATCACCGAATGTTAA
- a CDS encoding pyrimidine/purine nucleoside phosphorylase, translating into MLKVNEYFDGNVKSIGFEQKGEKATVGVMEAGDYQFNTAAPERMTVIKGALRIQLADEDEWHSYHQGESFDVAGHSSFKLEVKTATAYLCEFLD; encoded by the coding sequence ATGCTGAAAGTTAACGAATATTTTGACGGAAATGTTAAATCCATCGGTTTCGAGCAAAAAGGCGAGAAAGCCACGGTCGGTGTGATGGAAGCGGGTGATTACCAGTTCAACACCGCCGCCCCGGAGCGGATGACGGTGATCAAGGGTGCCCTTCGCATCCAGCTGGCCGATGAAGACGAGTGGCACAGCTACCATCAGGGCGAGTCCTTCGACGTGGCCGGTCACTCCTCCTTCAAGCTGGAAGTGAAGACAGCCACCGCCTACCTGTGCGAGTTCCTCGACTGA
- a CDS encoding MerR family transcriptional regulator — protein MTKSKDDARTFSISELAREFDVTTRSIRFYEDQGLLNPTRQGQTRIYSRQDRVRLKLTLRGKRLGFSLADIRELFDLYDADKSSRSQLQTMLGLVADKRETLQQQLEDIQMVLLELEAAEQRCRQALGQLTP, from the coding sequence ATGACCAAATCCAAGGATGACGCCCGGACCTTCAGCATCAGCGAGCTGGCCCGTGAATTCGATGTGACCACCCGCAGTATCCGCTTCTACGAGGATCAGGGCCTGCTGAACCCGACGCGCCAGGGGCAGACCCGGATCTACAGCCGTCAGGACAGGGTACGCCTCAAGCTGACCCTGCGTGGCAAACGGCTGGGCTTCAGCCTCGCGGACATCCGCGAGCTGTTCGATCTCTACGACGCGGACAAGAGCAGCCGCTCCCAGCTGCAGACCATGCTGGGGCTGGTGGCCGACAAGCGGGAGACGCTGCAGCAGCAGCTGGAAGACATCCAGATGGTCTTGCTGGAGCTGGAGGCCGCCGAGCAGCGCTGCCGGCAGGCACTGGGCCAGCTGACTCCCTGA
- a CDS encoding acetyl-CoA C-acyltransferase — MDIVIVAAKRTPMGAFQGALSALSAPELGACAIRAALAAAGIDATRVDEVYLGNVLSAGVGQAPARQAALRAGLPDSVPCTTINKVCGSGMKAVMLAADGLRLGEVDVVVAGGMESMSRAPYLLDKARSGFRMGHQSVLDHMFLDGLQDAYEGQLMGHYAQLSADRAGLTRADMDAFAIASLERALAAQRSGAFQAELAPVVAADTLLLADDEQPGKARPDKIPTLKPAFSKTGTITAANASSISDGAAALVLMRAETAEHLGLPVLARVVGYQSHAALPAEFTSAPVGAIDKLLARVGWSVEEVDLFEVNEAFAMVSMLAMAGCQIPHHKLNVNGGACALGHPLGASGARILVTLIHALHARGLRRGVASLCIGGGEATAMAIELG, encoded by the coding sequence ATGGATATAGTGATTGTGGCGGCCAAACGTACCCCCATGGGGGCCTTTCAAGGGGCCTTGAGCGCACTGAGTGCACCCGAGCTCGGCGCCTGCGCCATCCGCGCCGCCCTGGCGGCGGCCGGGATAGACGCAACTCGGGTCGATGAGGTCTATTTGGGCAATGTGCTGAGCGCCGGGGTCGGGCAGGCACCGGCCCGTCAGGCGGCGCTCAGGGCCGGGCTGCCGGACAGCGTGCCCTGCACCACCATCAACAAGGTGTGCGGCTCCGGCATGAAGGCGGTGATGCTGGCGGCAGACGGGCTGCGGCTGGGGGAGGTGGATGTGGTGGTGGCGGGCGGCATGGAGAGCATGAGTCGGGCCCCCTATCTGCTGGACAAGGCGCGGAGCGGTTTTCGCATGGGCCATCAGAGCGTGCTGGATCACATGTTCCTCGACGGCTTGCAGGATGCCTACGAGGGGCAGCTGATGGGCCACTACGCCCAGCTGAGTGCGGACAGGGCCGGGCTGACCCGGGCCGACATGGATGCCTTCGCCATCGCCTCCCTGGAGCGGGCCCTGGCGGCGCAGCGAAGCGGCGCCTTCCAGGCAGAGCTGGCGCCCGTGGTGGCCGCAGACACCTTGCTGCTGGCTGATGACGAGCAACCGGGCAAGGCCAGACCCGACAAGATACCGACCCTGAAACCGGCCTTCAGCAAGACGGGCACCATCACGGCGGCCAATGCCAGCTCCATCTCGGACGGGGCGGCGGCACTGGTGCTGATGCGGGCCGAGACCGCCGAGCACCTGGGGTTGCCCGTGCTGGCCAGGGTGGTCGGCTACCAGAGCCATGCCGCCCTGCCGGCGGAGTTCACCAGCGCCCCCGTAGGCGCCATCGACAAGCTGCTGGCCCGGGTGGGCTGGTCGGTGGAGGAGGTGGATCTGTTCGAGGTGAACGAGGCCTTTGCCATGGTGAGCATGCTGGCCATGGCGGGGTGCCAGATCCCCCATCACAAGCTGAACGTGAACGGGGGCGCCTGCGCCCTGGGTCATCCCCTGGGCGCCAGCGGTGCCCGCATCCTGGTCACCCTGATCCATGCCCTGCACGCGCGGGGCCTGCGGCGAGGGGTGGCGAGCCTCTGTATCGGCGGCGGGGAGGCGACCGCCATGGCCATCGAACTGGGCTGA
- a CDS encoding dicarboxylate/amino acid:cation symporter → MLTKGLIKNIGFQVVVAMILGALVGALMGEQATVFAPLGTLFIQLIKMLVIPLVAVAILSGAANLGASPAAGKIGVTTLAFFLGTSALAVLLALVMGQIFKPGVGVDFGSTAAMFSGDYADKGALPDAVATLLGMIPTNVFSALNEANILQILVFCMFLGIALAKQPRERAKPLVDGLNTLVDAFVWMINKVMLIAPIGVFGLMADAIGTYGFDVLTLVLKLFVVYVAAILIFGFVVYPLLIAFFSNTPVRKYFSAMKKPQIVAFSTASSMATLPVNMETCEHDLKVTNATASFVLPLGATINMSGNAIYYGLVAIFFAQVYNIDLSMGAWAAIIVTSTLGAIGQAGVPGPSFLVVAVLLAAGIPIEGLPLLFALDRLFDMIRTALNITGDAACAIIVDRYSPDYDPNRWSKEA, encoded by the coding sequence GTGTTGACAAAAGGATTAATTAAAAATATCGGCTTCCAGGTTGTGGTTGCCATGATCCTGGGGGCGCTGGTGGGTGCCCTCATGGGTGAGCAGGCGACCGTCTTCGCCCCCCTGGGTACGCTCTTCATCCAGCTGATCAAGATGCTGGTGATCCCGCTGGTGGCGGTCGCCATCCTGTCCGGGGCCGCCAATCTGGGGGCCAGCCCGGCCGCGGGCAAGATAGGGGTGACCACGCTCGCCTTCTTCCTCGGTACCTCCGCCCTGGCGGTGCTGCTGGCGCTGGTGATGGGTCAGATCTTCAAGCCCGGCGTCGGGGTCGATTTCGGCTCCACGGCCGCCATGTTCTCCGGTGACTACGCCGACAAGGGCGCCCTGCCGGACGCCGTGGCCACCCTGCTTGGGATGATCCCGACCAATGTGTTCAGCGCCCTGAACGAGGCAAACATACTGCAGATCCTGGTGTTCTGCATGTTCCTCGGCATAGCGCTGGCCAAGCAGCCCCGTGAGCGCGCCAAGCCGCTGGTGGATGGCCTCAACACCCTGGTGGACGCCTTCGTCTGGATGATCAACAAGGTGATGCTGATTGCCCCCATCGGGGTCTTCGGCCTGATGGCCGATGCCATCGGCACCTATGGCTTCGACGTGCTGACCCTGGTGCTCAAGCTGTTCGTGGTCTATGTCGCCGCCATCCTCATCTTCGGCTTCGTGGTCTACCCGCTGCTGATCGCCTTCTTCTCCAACACGCCGGTACGCAAGTACTTCTCGGCCATGAAGAAGCCGCAGATCGTGGCCTTCTCCACCGCCTCTTCCATGGCGACCCTGCCGGTCAACATGGAGACCTGCGAGCACGATCTGAAGGTGACCAACGCCACTGCCTCCTTCGTGCTGCCGCTGGGTGCCACCATCAACATGAGCGGCAACGCCATCTATTACGGTCTGGTGGCCATCTTCTTCGCCCAGGTCTACAACATCGACCTCAGCATGGGCGCCTGGGCGGCCATCATCGTCACCTCGACCCTGGGTGCCATCGGTCAGGCCGGCGTGCCGGGCCCGAGCTTCCTGGTAGTGGCCGTGCTGCTGGCGGCCGGCATCCCCATCGAGGGGCTGCCCCTGCTGTTCGCGCTGGATCGCCTGTTCGACATGATTCGTACCGCGCTGAACATCACCGGCGATGCGGCCTGCGCCATCATCGTCGATCGCTACAGCCCGGATTACGATCCGAACCGCTGGAGCAAGGAAGCCTGA